ATCCGTTATAGCGTAGACAAGTTAAACTTCTCTCCCACTCTCTCGCTGGCTCACGTCCCGCGGGTTTAAACGCGAGGATAGGGATTTGCGAGAACGACGCCGACGTCGGGGCGCGTTCGCATAATTGGCTTTGAGCGCCGCCACCTGCGCCCCTATAGCCCACAACCTTACGTGCCTCTGTGTCCAAGAGTATACAGGCAATGAGCGTTATCACTGTGTGCGCGTGGAAACGTATCTATCGGAGGAGAACGATAAAGGAGGGGATGAAATCGAGGCGGAGAAATCGGGCAGAAGACGGGGTTAGCGTTTTGGACGTTTGgtgcgtttaaaaattttcctttcgttgtgagaaataaacaaaattatgagAATTTGAAATGGGATATTTCTTATCGAATTGGATTGATCACATCGAAGGTGATAAAATTTgtagtaatttataaaaaataagaattttattattatattataaatttagaattctgatattttaatgaaaaattatataaagaaagcatcatcattaatttcaatttgatcttaataataaaatatatcaatatattgattaatttttcgatagatgcataagaaaaatttgaaataagtttgaaaaaagagaaaaaataatctactAATAGATGAAAGAAAGACGAATCCAATtggagcaattttttttaaagaaaatgcttcttacgaaattatttttaaaatctaaaagaattCGTACGGGatcgaagaatataattttgataaatatttgatagcaGTATAGTTCTTGCGTCGGTCTCCACAGTCTGAAAGAGCTATTTCAGCTAACTTCAGGCTGCGTGTCTAACGCGTCGGTACCTCGTAGACAATACTAAACGAGGGTCCTGCCAACATTGAGACATCCCTACCATAATTTACGAGATCCTGTTTGCCGACAAAGATTGCGGGTGGCTCTTGCAAAGCAGAAGAGGCTGCTGGAAATGGTATCGTGCTGGGAAACCAGCTTTCGTCACGGTCACCGTTTGAACACGATCGTACCGTGCATTATTGCCGATCATACCTCCATGAGGAGTAGAAAGTTGCTGTACGTGCTGCGACACTATCGATTCGCAGctgcgttttcttttttaaaattgatcaatcatgaaaaatagaaatatcttgTTTAAAATGGATACGATCGGATaggatattcgaaatataaatattgtatgaataaaaatatcgatcgaattatatttatatttattgataatagtCGTTtgcgaatttaattatattaatatttctcatcATTTCGGATGAATGAATGTTGGATAAAGAGGTAATAGTTCAtgcatcaatttttctttttttcgaatatgctTAAATGAAGACCAAgggtaaaatataataaagaaatttgcaattgattaattcgttttttaacttttaatagtatatttatttatatttcgagcaagataagaattttacaaaaaataaacttaattaaaaagaaaattgatgaaaactaacgaaattttagattaaatgatgtaaaagaaggaaaaattgatttaaaaaaaaaacgaaaatatctttatctaaaaatcatagcaaatgaatataaaataaacataaaattcatatctatatttatatccaaaaaaatggataattattttaatagtcgATATATgtgttgtaatatttaaaagatttttacaaaagttaaaatatttattaaaataattaattttttaaattaaaaaattttatcattttatctgaattttctctgaattcttcaaataataatcgcCATCAAATCGATTGATTTATGCACATTTATCTTAACGTTACAGACGTTACTTCATTTACGACTGTTACCTAAAGAGTAACATTAGGTAATAGAGTGTGTTATTACCTACAGGAAGAGTAACATCAGGTAATAGGGCGTTCAGTAGCTGTTTCGAAAgtcgattttcaaaaaaaaaaagaacgaccTTGGTAACAAAGATGTAAAGTACAAAAAGATGATGTATACTCCGAGATCTTTGTTCATCACAGAAACGACTTTTTTCATTCAACGTCATAAAACCGCATTGCAATTTTAcagatttctcttttttcaaacaCAAAAGCaatctcaattttttaattacaattttgattttgctgtctatttttgaaataattaacagaataattacttaaaataatatataatagtatatatgatAGAATTAGATTGTTAAAagtatctaaatatttcttcttcacatgaatttgttcaaaatagttagttatcaatatatttagttattatcatcgattgataatatcttatatctattaaaataattaattttcctttttctaaagtttaaagttcaaaaatgtgatgtttgaatatatttttatatttttctttataaacataacaagaagaaaattaagtttttacaAAGTTGGAatcaataatctaattttgattaaaaattttaattttaaactgaaTTAAGTTagatatctaattaatatctattttttatttttaaaaacataaatgtatttaatataacttaaattttccagaatgttataatataccttaaattttagattagatttcacaaaatattcaattcacggatcaataaaagatatatgatGGTATGACAAATAACATCTTACTTTCGAATAGGGAATAGAAATCAATAGATTTCAGGAAACTATAAATGCGACAATTTGAAACTCTATTGAACGAGATCGTGCATTGCTGGTAGTCCAGGTGGCTTGAAAGAGCAATTAAACGTATAAACGGTGGAAATTAGCCGCAAGAATTGGTTTTGAATCTTGGTTAAAGGCACGCCTTGAATAGATTCGCGGGTGTCAGGGCCATTTAACACGATGACACCCCATTTACCACCCCCGCAAAGAGACCACTGGATACCGACAAAGCCCTAAAGCCCATATGTCAGCACGTGCCAGTGACCATAGGTATTGTTGAATGTTCATTCTGTTAGAATAGTCAGCTTACTGTTTATTCGTCACAAACATCACGATCTCACGTATGGTAAAAGTTAACACTTTCGAacgatgatttttgaaaattttttcattttctagaATCCCAAGAATTTCTTAAGTTTAAATCTCTTTCTACAATGCTTTATCTATTTCCCACTAcctattaacattttattaatatctgagattatataattatgatatattatatcactataaaaagaaaaaagcaagaATGATCTGTAAATAATCTCATCTGCTACtctatgaataaaattctattatttttttttaaataaattgatttagaatcttttaaaaatttaaaatcaaaaaaatttttatttgaatgttttattttaacttatacatttattaaatataaagaaattctaagatatctatttgaaaaaattgttttatattatttttattctcatcatatatatatatatatatatatatatttaaaattataaaattgacttttcaaaagttaaaagttaaaattttagaaaaataacttttatttcatttgaacttatttctttctaaatattgaaatattttttatagataatattttctgtaaattatttatagatagtacaaaattataaattgaaaaataatatgataataaaagaattaagaaaagaaaatgcattaatagcaaatttattttacaataaattaaacatcgcataattttaatttaatttatgattttatcaaTGAAGATGCATTGAtatctctataaaaaaattttgtattaacttcttttttttaattttaagtcaATATATGATCGTGCATTTGTATACATGAACTTTTGCATATttgatgtatataaatttatatttatattccacgTTCCAACGAACAAGATAAAAGAGGGTTAGTCGAGATCAGCGGATTCacgaattctttcttattccgCCCTAATTCGAGGAAACGACCATCGTAAAACGAATCAGAGGGGTATCATACCTCggaatttcttcttcctatTATCCTCTCGACGCTCGTTTTTGCTCCACCCTCTTGGATTCAAGgatgaaagaaggaaaacgTTGGAAAACCAAGCAGGAAATCGTATCCTATAGAAAACGGCAATtctcatacatacatacacgatTACTTTTTactcttttgttttttattgagTTATCGTAACTATACCCGTGAGAtagattttattgtattacgttcgaaaatttttctaaaacactcccttttcgatattaaatgatatttaagttCTGGTAACGATAAAttccattgaaattttatcgaacttaaattagaataaacgaaacataaatattcgtaTACCGAATATTGtatgcatattttatatttatctatttattttaaatttttatgttctaaattttaaactttttcttttatttgttttttaaattttttaagattttagtttttaaagttaacctattttgtttcaaaattaatatatctattatttttatttcataaaaaatatatgacgaATACGTAcagttttttcaaaattctaactttttcttattaatgaattatctttgaatttctttatgttattgaaaagagaaatgatCCTTTTTATCTGATGAAATAATGTTTCGTTACTAGAAATCATGATATTCTGTTTGTTATTTGGATTAtcactaaaattattattattactactaattatattaattattatagatttttacaactttaaaattgtaatattttataatttatttaatttgcacataaaaaatagttcatatttaataaaaacacaattttaaatatttgtaaaacaaCGTTAAAAAGTACATACatgtatgaataatatatattgtatttcattttatactcTATGCAtatccaatattttcaaatatagtaCATAGTGCGCCATCTATCGTCatataatacgaaataaatatatatatagatatataatatattaaaaagaattttttaatattatatataattatcatataataaaaattatgaatttagattttaaataattttttataaaattgtgcataaaatcaataatttcatgatattatactattctaaaataattatttcttgtatacttcttttgaattatgtattaatttatttttataatttatatttataatttattttattttcaatatgtcgctatttttaaatatattatattggaaatttcaaaatattgttatattattttatattaaaaaaacaagattataatgaaatatcattttacaatttttattaaaattatttattatctattttctattttatgaaataataacatatgtaataattattatataataattattacatgcaattttattatataaatttttattccaattatatttttattttactaaattattataatgctcactatatatcataaatgccCTCTACAGGAAGAAAAGTGTAATTCTGATTTTGTCTCTTTCAGTAACAAGCAGTTTTGCAAGATGGTGAGTATTTTATGTCAAAGTTTTAAatccttaattttaaatagaatcttatataaaatatattttttttaaataagaaattataaaataattatttatgtaaccaattataaagatattttataaccttttaaatgaaaattatataatatcatatcacTCACtttattgcataatttaaatttatgattgttatatatgaaaattatctttaattaattgtttctcATACTATATTTTGTGTatcttcatataatttttaataatttaaaataaatatgagaaCAATTAactaatactataaatattgatacatGTAGGTTAATTTGTAAACTTAAtagatatatcattatatttcagtCTCTCGTCATTCCGGAAAAATTCCAACATATTCTTCGTGTCATGGGCACGAATATTGACGGTAATAGAAAAGTTATGTTTGCTATGACAGCAATTAAAGGTGTTGGTCGTCGTTATGCtaatatagttttaaagaAAGCTGACATTGACTTAGATAAGCGTGCTGGAGAATGTTCAGAAGAAGaagtaagaattaatttaaataatttatatattttttagaaaatagaaaataaaatttatcaaattttctataataactaacaataaataatatatttatctgatattttttgttataaggttgaaaaaattgttacaatcATGGCTAATCCTAGACAATACAAGATTCCCGATTGGTTTTTGAATAGGCAAAAAGATATTGTAGATGGTAAATATTCACaggtatgtataattatagaattcttacaaaatattgatatgacttattaattgtaaacttatgaaaaaaattaaataattttgtaagcaCGATTTCACGACTAACCATATGTACTTTGTATATGGATTAATTGGTAGCTCGTGCTAGAGAAACTGCATGATAGTTTGCTATTTAACAATAAGTTAAATAGTATGTtcaaacttaattaattatgcaacatataaattccaagatttataaattaattattattttaaaaaaattatataattcaattattatattatattttatagctcACTAGTTCTTATTTGGATTCAAAACTTCGTGAAGATTTGGAACGAATGAAGAAAATTCGTGCTCATAGAGGTTTGCGTCATTATTGGGGTTTACGTGTACGTGGTCAGCATACAAAAACTACAGGTCGTCGTGGACGTACAGTGGGTGTATCGAAAaagaagtaattttatattttttttgattatcaataaattaataaaataacattaatggttttattttaattattttgaataatatatttattatagacaatataatacagttttcatatttatgaaacatattctttgtttaaataacAGCTGAATTATAATTGcagaaacattttcaaaatagctttcataatttaaaaatatttatttaatatgcaattttaataattttaataattttcagttCTTTTCTTTGTACAgtatattgcattatatatttagattgtaaaaaattaaataaatacaccTAAAATGTGATTTTGATTAATCACACTTTGGCAGTTATTTCTAAAACttattgtacaaaataaaatgtttatagtgtttaatttaaatagaaagtaGAAGCAAAAAGTATAAGTATAAGGAATAttcattaagaataattattgacaagtttttcatttataaatattaatcaattctaAATATGCTACGGGTATTTTTCCTCGTTTGGATCCACTTATCCCCATTACATAGTCCTCATCACCAGGTATTTCAATAACTGTAATTACCTATaagataattgaatttcataaaatattaaaacaagttcataaaattttaatttgataaatctcaaaatatcaaaaaatttaattgaattaaataaaaataaaaattataaaaaaactaaaggTATTTAAGGttatgaacaaataaaatacacataacagaatgaatgataatttatttattacatgcaaaatttgaataaatgcatatatgtatttttttatatgcatatacatatataacattaatttttttatgtagaaacaaatatacaaataaaatcagaatatatatattaagcatcaaaaacaaaatttaacaaaaataggaaaacgaattatacatttattattaaaaacatatacttaaatattacaaatatcatGCAAAATTCTTAGAGACTTAATgtcaagtatataaaaatgtttattttaaaacggaGACTTAAACTAATTGAGTATTATATGCAatccgaatatatatatgttttttgcTTTATAACATcttatttttgttacaaaaatttatttacattattcattttaagcactctatctttattttacattatagaaacaaaaatttaaactatatgagaatatatcataaaaaattcttatgtaAGTAACACTATtatctttctattatatttataataaatcaaaaatacattTGCATTGCACtgaatttaagatataaagtgcacaattatttatagatttctaataaatagatttataaattctaataaatttctaatacataaaattttaatatttattattaatgagatttcattgttatatatttgaatttgaaataaaatttgaataaaattttataaaattgacttaattatatcaaaattttcaaacgaaaaaaattacttctaattgaattaataaatgaactcACTTTCAACTAACAATTCATAGCATTTATTTAGCTATGCTGCAAACATGCTTCTTTCTAACTAAATCACGAATTTTGTTACCTCATTTTGTACGACGCTTAATTCTTCAGAATTGCTCGCAGAAAAATCGCATAATACCCTTGCAAGTTGTTCATCATCATTCCCTGATACATTGGATGTTGATAAGGTAGTCGGATGATAAGGACCCCCAGATAAGCTGGGTaggataaattacaatttggaTGAGTTTGGTGAACATGCGTTTTAAAATGAATCGACTATTTGTGCAAGtatgtaaaattgtttttggaatttttaattgtatttaaattatattgttctttttttaaattaaaaaattgataaaatattctaattttttcaaagaacttaaaaaaaaaaaaaaaaaaagaaatataaattcttattttgaattattactatactttatataatctatatactagatatataaataaatattaaaattattgtaaaattatattagtacACATACAGAAGCATAAGCGATTTGGCAAATaggaaaacaataaataataatctaaaaataatgttaaaaacatattaaaagatttggaaaaagaattctaatcttttttaacaaataatttgctaatattaaagaaatttagcATCATGCATTACAAACAAACATTAATCAACTATACAGACAACACATAATAGaacatgatttaaatatatattaaacaagtaagagtattaaataaataaaaaaaaatctaataaaaattttttcctaattttgttatttattagctAATATAATtgtctatttcttttattgtgtaaaagtaaataaacatttcataaagataatttatttactgaTTTTTGAGAGTTACAAGTTCATAATGCAATAGTATAATAGACTAAGAATCattcaacatatttttaaaattgtataagttaacgaatatatgtatatctatgtATACATAGGAAGAAATGCCCTATAagcttttatttatgatttcagatcataaataaatgaagtaaTTATTGCCTTTCATTAACGCGATTAATTAGTCTTAAAGCTAAACTTTCGAGATATCAGTATCAAAGGTAGCAGTAACATAGGTAGAACCAGCAAGTGGTGGATGTATAGAGGAATTTTGGGATTGTGAATTTGAAGGTGTTAACTCGATCACATCTTCGCTGTTGAGTCGCAGCAAAGGACTTGGTTGACGTGTCCTGGAATCCCAATCATGCAGGcaaagatagaaaatagaaagaatatattgaaagaataaataagtataataagcACAGAACTAGAGCAACAAATACATAactgtttttattttaggatCTACAATTAAggtaacataattattattaaaaaaaagaaaaaaggaaaataaacattacatatagcacatttat
This region of Apis mellifera strain DH4 linkage group LG14, Amel_HAv3.1, whole genome shotgun sequence genomic DNA includes:
- the LOC552726 gene encoding 40S ribosomal protein S18 yields the protein MLTIYHKCPLQEEKCNSDFVSFSNKQFCKMSLVIPEKFQHILRVMGTNIDGNRKVMFAMTAIKGVGRRYANIVLKKADIDLDKRAGECSEEEVEKIVTIMANPRQYKIPDWFLNRQKDIVDGKYSQLTSSYLDSKLREDLERMKKIRAHRGLRHYWGLRVRGQHTKTTGRRGRTVGVSKKK